One stretch of Euphorbia lathyris chromosome 7, ddEupLath1.1, whole genome shotgun sequence DNA includes these proteins:
- the LOC136235233 gene encoding receptor homology region, transmembrane domain- and RING domain-containing protein 2: MFIQESTMKRLLLVFCFYLSACCLIASASVVLIGGNVTLSFDDVEANFAPPIKSSGECGSLYLGEPLDACSNLKNKAGNVSNSTSPYVLIIRGGCSFEDKVRRAQQAGFKAAIVYDDEDDGILVSMAGSSDGIKIHAVFVSKASGETLKKYAGLSGVELWIIPSFENSAWSIMAISFISLLAMSAVLATCFFVRRHRIRRERPRSSRVREFHGMSSRLVKAMPSLIFTAVLEDNCTSVTCAICLEDYSVGEKLRILPCRHKFHAMCVDSWLTSWRTFCPVCKRDARTSTGDPPASESTPLLLSSAASLASSSMLSSFRSSSSLAIRIDPGTSRSPSVSHIPSLPSYSATPYLQHSLRSYNQSPSLSISHSSAGLRHVSSQRSIASHLVSSHSLGYPSMSPLNARYMSPYIPSPSNASPSFISSSSHQPRPLHCSESAATFSPFASAHSLPDC, translated from the exons ATGTTCATTCAGGAATCAACAATGAAACGTCTTCTCCTCGttttttgcttttatttatCAGCTTGCTGTTTGATTGCCTCCGCGAGTGTGGTTTTGATTGGAGGCAACGTTACCTTGTCTTTTGATGATGTTGAAGCTAATTTCG CTCCACCAATTAAGAGCTCTGGTGAATGTGGGTCGTTGTATTTGGGAGAGCCTCTTGATGCCTgttcaaatttgaaaaataaagctGGGAATGTTTCTAATAGTACTTCTCCATATGTGTTAATCATAAGAGGAGGATGTAGCTTTGAGGATAAAGTTAGAAGAGCACAACAAGCTGGGTTCAAGGCTGCAATTGTCTATGATGACGAAGATGATGGCATCTTGGTTTCAA tggCAGGGAGCTCGGATGGTATAAAAATCCATGCTGTATTTGTTTCTAAAGCGTCAGGTGAAACACTCAAGAAGTATGCTGGGTTGAGTGGTGTGGAGCTGTGGATAATCCCAAGCTTTGAAAATTCAGCATGGTCTATTATGGCAATCTCCTTTATTTCTCTTCTGGCCATGTCTGCAGTGCTGGCAACTTGTTTCTTTGTTCGTAGGCATCGTATAAGAAGAGAGCGTCCTCGCTCTTCTCGTGTCCGAGAGTTCCATGGGATGAGCAGCCGCCTTGTTAAAGCAATGCCAAGCCTAATATTCACTGCTGTTCTAGAGGATAATTGTACTTCAGTAACATGTGCCATATGCCTTGAAGACTATAGTGTTGGAGAAAAGCTTAGGATTCTTCCATGTCGACACA AATTTCATGCCATGTGTGTGGACTCTTGGCTTACTTCATGGAGAACATTTTGCCCTGTATGCAAGAGAGACGCAAGAACTAGCACTGGCGATCCACCAGCATCAGAATCGACCCCATTGCTTTTGTCCAGCGCAGCTTCCTTGGCTTCTTCGTCTATGTTGTCATCCTTTAGATCTTCATCATCATTGGCCATACGAATTGATCCAGGCACATCTCGGTCCCCTTCAGTTTCTCATATTCCCTCTCTTCCTTCTTATTCTGCTACTCCTTATCTCCAGCACTCTCTTAGATCATACAACCAATCCCCTTCGTTAAGCATTAGCCACAGCTCAGCAGGTCTTCGGCATGTATCTTCCCAGAGGTCTATTGCTTCACATTTAGTATCATCGCACTCGTTGGGTTACCCGTCAATGTCACCTCTTAATGCAAGATATATGTCACCATATATTCCAAGTCCAAGCAATGCCTCACCGAGTTTCATAAGTTCTTCAAGTCATCAACCGCGGCCGCTTCATTGTAGCGAATCTGCTGCAACATTCTCTCCGTTTGCATCAGCTCATTCGCTTCCAGATTGTTAA